In one window of Clupea harengus chromosome 4, Ch_v2.0.2, whole genome shotgun sequence DNA:
- the ikbkg gene encoding NF-kappa-B essential modulator isoform X1, producing the protein MVQPQPHTGSSQWEMSGEEAVGTGSNGSLGPSSQGSLRVPPELAGNEVVLRLVGDNCQLKEALKRSNDSLRERCGEMEGWQKKAREEREFLSCRFREAKALVERLQGENQVLLGKFNHNAGRSKTSLTETGSQAPDSEERSNGLQDSLESAEGHLNPEKCDLEKHRSLSCGSDSSFLSSLIISMEDLTSFQEGCGDEEPSEGTNEFLQLLKSHKDKLERNMKDMRRKNEELEKEKAEGEKERDGLLATVDQLHTRLSQLTLQGGAVMTEAVQRSDAPHMASDSGSQLSKMKDQLQATQERYKELEEKLDCLQKSSVHRDRAEVQLKQKEKDCAQLAKDSEALKAQVTSLLGELHEKQSCLEKSDEKRRELEEKLSSKTESLQTLERDMEQQRRQNSVTVDKLLMQVQNLEAALKKDRLVITEERRKLAQLQHAYTCLFQDYDAKLKAENQAKVRGGEVGDLANRLVEAEKALALKQDLIDKLKEEAEQQRSVLETVPVLTAQAEIYKSDFLAERAAREKLHQTKEELLEQLNQANADIERLKQEGTSRARLEAMQNRHIPAPPQFNQAQPPQSFRSAEEQPDFRCPKCRYQAPDMDTLQIHVMDCIQ; encoded by the exons ATGGTTCAGCCCCAGCCCCACACCGGGAGCTCACAGTGGGAGATGAGTGGGGAGGAGGCGGTGGGCACCGGAAGCAATGGGTCACTCGGCCCCAGTTCCCAAGGCTCGCTCCGCGTTCCGCCTGAGCTGGCTGGCAATGAGGTGGTGCTACGACTCGTGGGAGACAACTGCCAGCTGAAAG AGGCACTGAAGAGGAGTAATGACTCCCTACGGGAGCgatgtggagagatggagggatggcaGAAGAAGgccagggaagagagggagttcCTCAGCTGTCGCTTCCGGGAGGCCAAAGCCCTGGTGGAGCGACTGCAGGGGGAGAACCAGGTCCTACTCGGAAAGTTCAACCACAACGCCGGCCGCAGCAAGACGAGCCTCACAGAAACAGGAAGTCAGGCTCCagactcagaggagaggagcaatGGCCTCCAAGACTCTCTCGAG TCAGCAGAGGGCCACTTGAATCCAGAGAAGTGTGACTTGGAAAAGCATAGGAGTTTG tcttgtGGGAGTGACAGTAGTTTTCTCAGTAGTTTGATCATCAGTATGGAGGACTTAACGTCCTTTCAGGAGGGATGTGGGGATGAAGAG ccttcTGAAGGAACCAATGAGTTCCTGCAGCTGCTGAAGAGCCACAAAGATAAGCTGGAGAGAAACATGAAGGACATGCGGAGGAAGAATGaagagctggagaaggagaaggcggagggagagaaggagagagatggcctGCTCGCCACCGTGGACCAGCTGCATACTCGTCTGAGTCAGCTCACACTGCAG GGTGGAGCTGTGATGACTGAGGCAGTTCAAAGGTCAGATGCGCCACATATGGCCTCCGACAG CGGCTCCCAGTTATCCAAGATGAAAGATCAGCTCCAGGCTACACAAGAAAG GTataaggagctggaggagaagctgGACTGCCTCCAGAAGAGCTCAGTGCACAGGGACCGAGCCGAGGTTCAGCTCAAACAGAAGGAAAAGGACTGTGCACAG cTGGCCAAAGACAGCGAGGCCCTGAAGGCTCAGGTGACCTCTCTCCTGGGGGAGCTGCACGAGAAACAGAGCTGCCTGGAGAAGAGCgacgagaagaggagagagctggaggagaa gctgagtTCCAAGACGGAATCCCTGCAGACCCTGGAGAGGGACATGGAACAGCAGCGGAGACAGAACAGCGTCACCGTGGACAAGCTGCTGATGCAGGTGCAGAATCTGGAGGCTGCTCTCAAGAAAGACCGCCTGGTCATCACCGAGGAAAG GAGGAAGCTGGCTCAGCTTCAGCATGCGTACACGTGTCTGTTTCAGGATTACGACGCCAAACTGAAAGCAGAGAATCAAGCCaaagtgagg GGCGGCGAGGTGGGGGACCTGGCGAACCGGCTGGTGGAGGCTGAGAAGGCGCTGGCCCTGAAGCAGGACCTCATAGACAAGCTCAAGGAGGAGGCGGAACAGCAGAGGAGCGTCCTGGAGACCGTGCCGGTGCTCACTGCACAG GCGGAAATCTATAAATCCGATTTCCTGGCGGAGCGGGCGGCCCGGGAGAAGCTTCACCAGACCAAGGAGGAGCTCCTGGAGCAGTTGAACCAGGCCAACGCCGACATCGAGCGGCTCAAGCAGGAGGGCACCTCCCG agcTCGGTTGGAGGCCATGCAGAACAGACACATCCCTGCTCCTCCAC AGTTCAATCAAGCCCAGCCTCCCCAGTCCTTCCGCAGTGCTGAGGAGCAGCCTGACTTCCGCTGCCCAAAGTGCCGTTACCAGGCTCCCGACATGGACACCCTTCAGATCCATGTCATGGACTGCATCCAGTGa
- the zgc:158296 gene encoding caveolin-2 isoform X1 — translation MYLTNFHYSAFRGHCCSLLSSLDSLVLLPVFNMMSDEYLVECNIDDDDDDDDDDGGDDDEGMRLYPSPPPPPPAQFSSSPSASPQPSFTHIDIRDPYGVNKHLKVEFSDILAEPISTHTYDGVWVYSGIGFESARIWGYRCLTLLCAVPVSLLSGCLFALLACLHIWCVMPCIEVCHICLPCVRSIWMSVVNIFITPFCESVSRCCTGVYVSLSKD, via the exons ATGTACTTGACCAACTTTCATTATTCAGCATTCAGAGGGCAttgctgctctctgctgtctTCTCTGGACAGTCTTGTCCTCCTGCCCGTCTTCAACATGATGTCGGATGAATACCTGGTGGAGTGTAACatcgatgatgatgatgatgatgatgatgatgatggtggagaTGACGATGAAGGGATGAGGTTGtatccctccccacccccacccccaccagcaCAGTTCTCCTCCAGTCCCTCGGCCAGTCCTCAACCATCGTTCACCCACATCGACATCAGAGACCCGTACGGAGTCAACAAGCACCTGAAG gtGGAGTTCAGTGATATTTTGGCCGagcccatctccacacacacatacgatgGCGTGTGGGTGTACAGTGGCATCGGGTTTGAGTCAGCGAGGATCTGGGGCTACCGCTGCCTCACGCTGTTGTGTGCTGTCCccgtctccctcctctccgGCTGCCTCTTTGCCCTGCTTGCTTGCCTGCATATCTG GTGTGTGATGCCTTGCATCGAAGTGTGTCACATTTGCCTGCCTTGTGTGCGATCAATTTGGATGAGTGTAGTCAACATCTTCATCACGCCGTTCTGTGAATCTGTTTCTCGCTGCTGCACTGGCGtttacgtctctctctccaaagACTGA
- the zgc:158296 gene encoding caveolin-2 isoform X2 encodes MMSDEYLVECNIDDDDDDDDDDGGDDDEGMRLYPSPPPPPPAQFSSSPSASPQPSFTHIDIRDPYGVNKHLKVEFSDILAEPISTHTYDGVWVYSGIGFESARIWGYRCLTLLCAVPVSLLSGCLFALLACLHIWCVMPCIEVCHICLPCVRSIWMSVVNIFITPFCESVSRCCTGVYVSLSKD; translated from the exons ATGATGTCGGATGAATACCTGGTGGAGTGTAACatcgatgatgatgatgatgatgatgatgatgatggtggagaTGACGATGAAGGGATGAGGTTGtatccctccccacccccacccccaccagcaCAGTTCTCCTCCAGTCCCTCGGCCAGTCCTCAACCATCGTTCACCCACATCGACATCAGAGACCCGTACGGAGTCAACAAGCACCTGAAG gtGGAGTTCAGTGATATTTTGGCCGagcccatctccacacacacatacgatgGCGTGTGGGTGTACAGTGGCATCGGGTTTGAGTCAGCGAGGATCTGGGGCTACCGCTGCCTCACGCTGTTGTGTGCTGTCCccgtctccctcctctccgGCTGCCTCTTTGCCCTGCTTGCTTGCCTGCATATCTG GTGTGTGATGCCTTGCATCGAAGTGTGTCACATTTGCCTGCCTTGTGTGCGATCAATTTGGATGAGTGTAGTCAACATCTTCATCACGCCGTTCTGTGAATCTGTTTCTCGCTGCTGCACTGGCGtttacgtctctctctccaaagACTGA
- the ikbkg gene encoding NF-kappa-B essential modulator isoform X3 produces the protein MVQPQPHTGSSQWEMSGEEAVGTGSNGSLGPSSQGSLRVPPELAGNEVVLRLVGDNCQLKEALKRSNDSLRERCGEMEGWQKKAREEREFLSCRFREAKALVERLQGENQVLLGKFNHNAGRSKTSLTETGSQAPDSEERSNGLQDSLESAEGHLNPEKCDLEKHRSLPSEGTNEFLQLLKSHKDKLERNMKDMRRKNEELEKEKAEGEKERDGLLATVDQLHTRLSQLTLQGGAVMTEAVQRSDAPHMASDSGSQLSKMKDQLQATQERYKELEEKLDCLQKSSVHRDRAEVQLKQKEKDCAQLAKDSEALKAQVTSLLGELHEKQSCLEKSDEKRRELEEKLSSKTESLQTLERDMEQQRRQNSVTVDKLLMQVQNLEAALKKDRLVITEERRKLAQLQHAYTCLFQDYDAKLKAENQAKVRGGEVGDLANRLVEAEKALALKQDLIDKLKEEAEQQRSVLETVPVLTAQAEIYKSDFLAERAAREKLHQTKEELLEQLNQANADIERLKQEGTSRARLEAMQNRHIPAPPQFNQAQPPQSFRSAEEQPDFRCPKCRYQAPDMDTLQIHVMDCIQ, from the exons ATGGTTCAGCCCCAGCCCCACACCGGGAGCTCACAGTGGGAGATGAGTGGGGAGGAGGCGGTGGGCACCGGAAGCAATGGGTCACTCGGCCCCAGTTCCCAAGGCTCGCTCCGCGTTCCGCCTGAGCTGGCTGGCAATGAGGTGGTGCTACGACTCGTGGGAGACAACTGCCAGCTGAAAG AGGCACTGAAGAGGAGTAATGACTCCCTACGGGAGCgatgtggagagatggagggatggcaGAAGAAGgccagggaagagagggagttcCTCAGCTGTCGCTTCCGGGAGGCCAAAGCCCTGGTGGAGCGACTGCAGGGGGAGAACCAGGTCCTACTCGGAAAGTTCAACCACAACGCCGGCCGCAGCAAGACGAGCCTCACAGAAACAGGAAGTCAGGCTCCagactcagaggagaggagcaatGGCCTCCAAGACTCTCTCGAG TCAGCAGAGGGCCACTTGAATCCAGAGAAGTGTGACTTGGAAAAGCATAGGAGTTTG ccttcTGAAGGAACCAATGAGTTCCTGCAGCTGCTGAAGAGCCACAAAGATAAGCTGGAGAGAAACATGAAGGACATGCGGAGGAAGAATGaagagctggagaaggagaaggcggagggagagaaggagagagatggcctGCTCGCCACCGTGGACCAGCTGCATACTCGTCTGAGTCAGCTCACACTGCAG GGTGGAGCTGTGATGACTGAGGCAGTTCAAAGGTCAGATGCGCCACATATGGCCTCCGACAG CGGCTCCCAGTTATCCAAGATGAAAGATCAGCTCCAGGCTACACAAGAAAG GTataaggagctggaggagaagctgGACTGCCTCCAGAAGAGCTCAGTGCACAGGGACCGAGCCGAGGTTCAGCTCAAACAGAAGGAAAAGGACTGTGCACAG cTGGCCAAAGACAGCGAGGCCCTGAAGGCTCAGGTGACCTCTCTCCTGGGGGAGCTGCACGAGAAACAGAGCTGCCTGGAGAAGAGCgacgagaagaggagagagctggaggagaa gctgagtTCCAAGACGGAATCCCTGCAGACCCTGGAGAGGGACATGGAACAGCAGCGGAGACAGAACAGCGTCACCGTGGACAAGCTGCTGATGCAGGTGCAGAATCTGGAGGCTGCTCTCAAGAAAGACCGCCTGGTCATCACCGAGGAAAG GAGGAAGCTGGCTCAGCTTCAGCATGCGTACACGTGTCTGTTTCAGGATTACGACGCCAAACTGAAAGCAGAGAATCAAGCCaaagtgagg GGCGGCGAGGTGGGGGACCTGGCGAACCGGCTGGTGGAGGCTGAGAAGGCGCTGGCCCTGAAGCAGGACCTCATAGACAAGCTCAAGGAGGAGGCGGAACAGCAGAGGAGCGTCCTGGAGACCGTGCCGGTGCTCACTGCACAG GCGGAAATCTATAAATCCGATTTCCTGGCGGAGCGGGCGGCCCGGGAGAAGCTTCACCAGACCAAGGAGGAGCTCCTGGAGCAGTTGAACCAGGCCAACGCCGACATCGAGCGGCTCAAGCAGGAGGGCACCTCCCG agcTCGGTTGGAGGCCATGCAGAACAGACACATCCCTGCTCCTCCAC AGTTCAATCAAGCCCAGCCTCCCCAGTCCTTCCGCAGTGCTGAGGAGCAGCCTGACTTCCGCTGCCCAAAGTGCCGTTACCAGGCTCCCGACATGGACACCCTTCAGATCCATGTCATGGACTGCATCCAGTGa
- the ikbkg gene encoding NF-kappa-B essential modulator isoform X2, with the protein MVQPQPHTGSSQWEMSGEEAVGTGSNGSLGPSSQGSLRVPPELAGNEVVLRLVGDNCQLKEALKRSNDSLRERCGEMEGWQKKAREEREFLSCRFREAKALVERLQGENQVLLGKFNHNAGRSKTSLTETGSQAPDSEERSNGLQDSLESAEGHLNPEKCDLEKHRSLSCGSDSSFLSSLIISMEDLTSFQEGCGDEEPSEGTNEFLQLLKSHKDKLERNMKDMRRKNEELEKEKAEGEKERDGLLATVDQLHTRLSQLTLQGGAVMTEAVQRSDAPHMASDSGSQLSKMKDQLQATQERYKELEEKLDCLQKSSVHRDRAEVQLKQKEKDCAQLAKDSEALKAQVTSLLGELHEKQSCLEKSDEKRRELEEKLSSKTESLQTLERDMEQQRRQNSVTVDKLLMQVQNLEAALKKDRLVITEERRKLAQLQHAYTCLFQDYDAKLKAENQAKGGEVGDLANRLVEAEKALALKQDLIDKLKEEAEQQRSVLETVPVLTAQAEIYKSDFLAERAAREKLHQTKEELLEQLNQANADIERLKQEGTSRARLEAMQNRHIPAPPQFNQAQPPQSFRSAEEQPDFRCPKCRYQAPDMDTLQIHVMDCIQ; encoded by the exons ATGGTTCAGCCCCAGCCCCACACCGGGAGCTCACAGTGGGAGATGAGTGGGGAGGAGGCGGTGGGCACCGGAAGCAATGGGTCACTCGGCCCCAGTTCCCAAGGCTCGCTCCGCGTTCCGCCTGAGCTGGCTGGCAATGAGGTGGTGCTACGACTCGTGGGAGACAACTGCCAGCTGAAAG AGGCACTGAAGAGGAGTAATGACTCCCTACGGGAGCgatgtggagagatggagggatggcaGAAGAAGgccagggaagagagggagttcCTCAGCTGTCGCTTCCGGGAGGCCAAAGCCCTGGTGGAGCGACTGCAGGGGGAGAACCAGGTCCTACTCGGAAAGTTCAACCACAACGCCGGCCGCAGCAAGACGAGCCTCACAGAAACAGGAAGTCAGGCTCCagactcagaggagaggagcaatGGCCTCCAAGACTCTCTCGAG TCAGCAGAGGGCCACTTGAATCCAGAGAAGTGTGACTTGGAAAAGCATAGGAGTTTG tcttgtGGGAGTGACAGTAGTTTTCTCAGTAGTTTGATCATCAGTATGGAGGACTTAACGTCCTTTCAGGAGGGATGTGGGGATGAAGAG ccttcTGAAGGAACCAATGAGTTCCTGCAGCTGCTGAAGAGCCACAAAGATAAGCTGGAGAGAAACATGAAGGACATGCGGAGGAAGAATGaagagctggagaaggagaaggcggagggagagaaggagagagatggcctGCTCGCCACCGTGGACCAGCTGCATACTCGTCTGAGTCAGCTCACACTGCAG GGTGGAGCTGTGATGACTGAGGCAGTTCAAAGGTCAGATGCGCCACATATGGCCTCCGACAG CGGCTCCCAGTTATCCAAGATGAAAGATCAGCTCCAGGCTACACAAGAAAG GTataaggagctggaggagaagctgGACTGCCTCCAGAAGAGCTCAGTGCACAGGGACCGAGCCGAGGTTCAGCTCAAACAGAAGGAAAAGGACTGTGCACAG cTGGCCAAAGACAGCGAGGCCCTGAAGGCTCAGGTGACCTCTCTCCTGGGGGAGCTGCACGAGAAACAGAGCTGCCTGGAGAAGAGCgacgagaagaggagagagctggaggagaa gctgagtTCCAAGACGGAATCCCTGCAGACCCTGGAGAGGGACATGGAACAGCAGCGGAGACAGAACAGCGTCACCGTGGACAAGCTGCTGATGCAGGTGCAGAATCTGGAGGCTGCTCTCAAGAAAGACCGCCTGGTCATCACCGAGGAAAG GAGGAAGCTGGCTCAGCTTCAGCATGCGTACACGTGTCTGTTTCAGGATTACGACGCCAAACTGAAAGCAGAGAATCAAGCCaaa GGCGGCGAGGTGGGGGACCTGGCGAACCGGCTGGTGGAGGCTGAGAAGGCGCTGGCCCTGAAGCAGGACCTCATAGACAAGCTCAAGGAGGAGGCGGAACAGCAGAGGAGCGTCCTGGAGACCGTGCCGGTGCTCACTGCACAG GCGGAAATCTATAAATCCGATTTCCTGGCGGAGCGGGCGGCCCGGGAGAAGCTTCACCAGACCAAGGAGGAGCTCCTGGAGCAGTTGAACCAGGCCAACGCCGACATCGAGCGGCTCAAGCAGGAGGGCACCTCCCG agcTCGGTTGGAGGCCATGCAGAACAGACACATCCCTGCTCCTCCAC AGTTCAATCAAGCCCAGCCTCCCCAGTCCTTCCGCAGTGCTGAGGAGCAGCCTGACTTCCGCTGCCCAAAGTGCCGTTACCAGGCTCCCGACATGGACACCCTTCAGATCCATGTCATGGACTGCATCCAGTGa